One region of Drosophila subobscura isolate 14011-0131.10 chromosome J, UCBerk_Dsub_1.0, whole genome shotgun sequence genomic DNA includes:
- the LOC117893565 gene encoding DNA polymerase delta subunit 2, with protein MALRLESSYENLSSQYRLKDYDYQKQFCHLYAHRLAEMTRLLTPLVQKKWGKTEPIKKLCELRGEQDVHCILIGTIYKHQAHKPSILRDISEENQLAPQPPRQNYSEPEDKVILEDELQRVRLQGKILQTQLMATGVVCAVLGGTDSEGFFNVDDVMYYESGPQKPLPNKRNRLLVLVSGLDQLQSHTYVDALNLFQYWLSGSLGNGKDAKSLVRMIIAGNSVRGSAMAHVPTLQVARTQANANDTVQAVSQLDSWFASWAQCLPIDVMPGAFDPANFMLPQQPFHKCMFPQAAQLSSFQAVTNPYSCRLDDALIVGTAGQNVADLLRSTSLESSLEALRCTLTWGHVAPTAPDTLACYPYIESDPFIMRECPHVYFAGNCESFETALHVTSEGKRTCLVCVPSFGKTKSVAVVDLDTLTCRQVNFSTESE; from the coding sequence ATGGCTCTTCGTTTGGAGAGCTCCTACGAGAACTTGAGCAGCCAATATCGGCTGAAGGATTACGATTACCAGAAGCAGTTCTGTCACCTGTACGCCCACCGCCTGGCCGAGATGACGCGCCTCCTGACGCCGCTTGTCCAGAAGAAGTGGGGCAAAACGGAGCCCATCAAGAAGCTGTGCGAGCTGCGTGGCGAACAGGATGTCCACTGCATCCTGATTGGCACCATATACAAGCACCAGGCGCACAAGCCCAGCATCCTGAGGGACATATCCGAGGAGAATCAATTGGCACCGCAGCCGCCGCGACAGAATTACTCGGAGCCTGAAGACAAGGTGATACTGGAGGATGAACTGCAGCGGGTGCGCTTGCAGGGAAAGATACTGCAGACCCAGCTCATGGCCACAGGCGTCGTGTGCGCTGTGCTTGGCGGCACCGACAGCGAAGGCTTCTTCAACGTCGACGATGTGATGTACTACGAGAGCGGGCCACAGAAGCCACTGCCCAACAAACGGAACCGACTGCTGGTGCTTGTGTCTGGCTTGGATCAGCTACAATCCCACACCTATGTAGACGCCCTAAATCTCTTCCAGTACTGGCTCAGCGGCAGTCTGGGCAATGGAAAAGATGCCAAGTCCTTGGTCCGAATGATCATAGCGGGGAACTCGGTCCGCGGCAGTGCGATGGCGCATGTTCCGACTCTGCAGGTGGCACGCACTCAGGCGAATGCCAACGACACTGTCCAGGCGGTCAGCCAGCTGGACAGTTGGTTCGCCTCGTGGGCGCAATGCCTGCCCATCGATGTGATGCCGGGCGCCTTCGATCCGGCCAACTTtatgctgccacagcagccatTCCACAAGTGCATGTTCCCCCAAGCGGCGCAGCTCTCATCATTCCAGGCCGTGACCAATCCGTACAGCTGCCGCCTGGATGATGCTCTCATTGTGGGCACTGCCGGCCAGAATGTGGCAGATCTCCTTCGCAGCACGTCGCTGGAATCTTCCCTGGAGGCCCTGCGCTGCACGCTAACTTGGGGCCATGTGGCGCCCACTGCTCCGGACACTCTGGCCTGCTATCCGTACATCGAGAGTGATCCATTCATCATGCGCGAGTGTCCACACGTGTACTTTGCAGGCAACTGCGAGTCCTTCGAGACGGCCCTTCATGTTACCTCCGAGGGAAAACGCACCTGCCTCGTGTGCGTACCCAGCTTTGGCAAGACGAAGAGCGTCGCCGTGGTGGATCTGGACACGCTCACCTGCCGCCAGGTTAACTTTAGCACGGAATCCGAATGA
- the LOC117893570 gene encoding 39S ribosomal protein L46, mitochondrial has translation MLRRFVQVGARQVVRAQSTAAAQEKWDLYAGVLVERLPVVSKSLSPVEKQFQDLLWRVEFENSLKSDHELKNERELVQAELIKQGKVQVDLDDSMTKQTAQDLKDAYVEELKKFQLGSRTTPDDAANKTSSTDRCLEDTLYLLVQQKLGQQQHMILPQGKRQDGESMRQTAERVLREQCGSELQVLFYGNAPVGFHKYKYPSNQRAESVGAKVFFYRASLCNGQVGDKKTPAPKYVWLPKAALDGKLTNAAYADSIKKFLL, from the coding sequence atgCTGCGACGCTTTGTGCAAGTGGGAGCCAGGCAAGTAGTGCGCGCCCAGTCCACAGCTGCCGCCCAGGAGAAATGGGATCTTTACGCCGGCGTTCTCGTTGAACGGCTGCCCGTCGTATCCAAGTCACTCAGCCCTGTGGAGAAGCAGTTCCAGGACTTGCTGTGGCGTGTCGAGTTCGAGAACAGCCTGAAGTCCGACCATGAACTGAAGAACGAACGGGAACTGGTGCAGGCCGAGCTCATCAAGCAGGGCAAAGTGCAGGTGGACCTGGACGACAGCATGACCAAACAGACCGCCCAAGATCTGAAAGATGCGTACGTCGAGGAGCTGAAGAAATTCCAATTGGGCTCCCGTACGACGCCCGACGATGCGGCCAACAAGACCAGCTCCACGGACCGCTGCCTAGAGGACACGCTCTATTTGTTGGTGCAACAGAagctcggccagcagcagcacatgaTTCTTCCCCAGGGCAAGCGGCAAGATGGTGAGTCCATGCGCCAGACCGCAGAGCGTGTGCTACGCGAACAGTGCGGCAGCGAGCTGCAGGTGCTCTTCTACGGAAACGCACCCGTGGGCTTCCACAAGTACAAGTACCCGAGCAATCAGCGTGCCGAGAGCGTCGGGGCCAAGGTATTCTTCTATCGCGCCTCCCTATGCAACGGCCAAGTGGGAGACAAGAAGACGCCTGCCCCCAAGTACGTGTGGCTGCCCAAGGCTGCACTCGATGGGAAGCTAACGAATGCCGCCTACGCGGATAGCATAAAGAAGTTTTTGTTATAA
- the LOC117893572 gene encoding U6 snRNA-associated Sm-like protein LSm8 yields the protein MSGLESYINHTVSIITADGRNFIGTLKGFDQTINIIIDECHERVFSTSSGIEQIVLGLHIIRGDNIAVIGLIDESIDSRLDLANIRGEPLGPVVH from the coding sequence atGTCCGGCTTGGAATCCTACATCAACCACACAGTGTCCATAATCACTGCGGATGGACGTAACTTCATCGGGACACTGAAGGGATTCGACCAaaccatcaacatcatcatcgacGAGTGCCATGAGCGGGTTTTCTCAACGTCGTCCGGCATAGAGCAGATTGTGCTGGGGCTGCACATCATCCGCGGCGACAACATTGCTGTAATTGGACTGATTGACGAGAGCATCGACTCCCGCCTGGACCTCGCCAACATTCGAGGAGAGCCCCTGGGGCCCGTTGTGCACTAA
- the LOC117893559 gene encoding ankyrin-1, translated as MGGSVSQVFRSGSALLSHRDGHKVSKATEEKIQTLFEILRANPKISLQTLESLLIQIPKHENILVIHDDCGYNILQRSVGLNHIDLTKWLLHRHRPDVNRSPCSLPLHIATLRGYEECVELLLRHGARIDVDTRMCFPGAHTHNCEESGKWHNNVDDVSERLNNKLQNALCYAIDGDQYNVLSLLTQKMEEPWIPFRAKKPLLHLACERGAWNCVQQLVLTRSEEINLIMDEYYPIHHAVLHDGRFLELLIQQGAVTTVRTCTQQMTLLHVVIFAARKPAEDTLATLRILLERGCKELINAPDSLGNTPLHALIVRYALEEARYGYDKWSKWDVLYLVRFLLQNGAKQSINQAGNSAMACVFRHLRDWEVCYELLNMLIKEDGDPNIVGRDGSVPIMVLLVPLINKDHLHHFTHSMKVCYLNCIRILLQHGANPNCSYRANLKPLHVLVFTVSENFTLNCDAQKRTNFDFIKNILLLLLQHGLDCNKTYQHILQAVMDMVQNVRTCHDMECIYELTLTLIQYGADPNIVLSSKTTPGIAIFSSEIASYGEALGGGGAAAALGGDNTFRNSFRTNSRYLLFYYIILITKKEFILNDPHLTFTRIIHLFYLTMEHEPLYNCLKSLHNFYVAQVPSKKTEQLIALISTLYRKPRSLKQLARWAIYEALNRKLAPNVNRLNLPGPLKDYVLQFER; from the exons ATGGGTGGCTCTGTGAGCCAGGTGTTCCGTTCTGGGTCCGCCCTGCTGTCACATCGAGATGGCCACAAAGTGTCGAAGGCAACGGAGGAGAAGATCCAGACGCTGTTCGAGATACTGCGTGCCAATCCGAAAATCTCGCTGCAAACACTCGAAAGCCTCCTCATCCAGATACCGAAGCACGAGAATATCCTGGTCATACATGACGATTGCGGGTACAACATCCTGCAGCGCAGTGTCGGCCTCAATCACATTGATCTCACCAAGTGGCTGCTGCACCGCCATCGGCCGGATGTGAACCGttctccctgctccctgccgcTGCACATTGCTACCCTGCGAGGGTACGAGGAGTGCGTGGAGCTTCTCCTGCGCCACGGAGCCCGCATCGATGTGGATACCCGGATGTGCTTCCCTGGCGCCCATACGCACAACTGCGAGGAGAGCGGCAAGTGGCACAACAATGTGGACGACGTCAGCGAGCGATTGAACAACAAGCTGCAAAATGCTCTTTGCTATGCGATCGACGGCGATCAGTACAATGTCCTGAGCCTGCTCACACAGAAGATGGAGGAGCCTTGGATACCGTTTCGGGCTAAGAAACCTCTCCTGCATCTTGCCTGCGAGCGTGGTGCATGGAATTgtgtgcagcagctggtgctgaCGCGATCCGAAGAGATAAATCTTATCATGGATGAGTACTATCCGATCCACCATGCCGTGCTGCACGATGGCCGCTTCCTCGAGCTGCTCATACAGCAGGGGGCGGTGACCACTGTTCGTACCTGTACCCAGCAGATGACACTGCTGCATGTTG TTATCTTTGCTGCCCGCAAGCCGGCCGAGGATACGCTGGCCACCCTTCGCATTCTATTGGAACGCGGCTGCAAGGAGCTGATCAATGCACCCGACTCTCTGGGGAATACACCGCTGCATGCACTCATCGTGCGCTATGCGTTGGAGGAGGCTCGCTACGGCTACGACAAGTGGAGCAAGTGGGACGTTTTGTATTTGGTGCGCTTCCTGCTGCAAAACGGAGCCAAGCAGTCCATCAATCAGGCGGGCAACAGTGCGATGGCCTGTGTGTTTCGCCACCTGCGTGACTGGGAGGTTTGCTATGAGCTGCTGAACATGCTCATCAAGGAGGATG GTGATCCAAACATTGTGGGTAGGGATGGGTCCGTGCCCATAATGGTACTGCTGGTGCCGCTGATCAACAAGGACCATCTGCACCATTTTACGCATTCAATGAAG GTCTGCTATTTGAACTGCATACGCATTTTGCTGCAGCACGGTGCGAATCCGAACTGTTCGTATCGCGCCAATCTGAAGCCGCTGCACGTGCTCGTGTTCACGGTGAGCGAGAACTTTACCCTCAATTGTGATGCACAGAAGCGCACAAACTTTGACTTTATAAAgaacattctgctgctgctgctgcagcacggcCTGGACTGCAACAAGACATATCAGCACATTCTGCAGGCTGTCATGGATATGGTGCAGAATGTGCGCACTTGCCACGACATGGAGTGCATCTACGAACTGACGCTGACGCTCATACAGTACGGGGCCGATCCCAATATTGTGCTCAGCAGCAAGACCACGCCGGGCATAGCGATCTTTTCGAGCGAAATAGCCAGCTATGGCGAGGCCCTGGGCGGCGGTGGGGCCGCCGCTGCTTTGGGCGGCGACAACACGTTCCGCAACTCTTTCCGCACAAACTCTCGATATCTGCTTTTCTACTATATTATACTGATAACGAAGAAGGAATTTATACTCAACGATCCGCATTTGACGTTTACGCGCATCATCCACCTCTTTTACCTGACCATGGAGCACGAGCCGCTCTACAATTGCCTCAAGTCGCTGCACAACTTCTACGTTGCCCAAGTTCCCAGCAAGAAGACCGAGCAACTGATTGCCCTGATATCCACTCTGTACCGCAAGCCGCGCAGCCTCAAGCAACTGGCACGCTGGGCCATCTACGAGGCGTTGAACCGCAAACTGGCCCCAAATGTCAATCGCTTGAATCTGCCCGGCCCACTGAAGGACTATGTACTGCAGTTTGAGAGATAA